In Planococcus versutus, the DNA window TTACTAAAGAAGGCAGGTTTTTTCCTGTCTTCTTTTTTAACTTTACCGAGTTGTAGACAATCAGTACATTCTTTGTAAGTATATGGAAAATTCAAGTGCTCACATAGAAATCCAAAACCATTATGCTAAAGTTGACAAAATCATTTACACACAAAAAATTATAAGAAAAACCAAAGTGGCCAGATTATAATTTATACTTGTGGGAAGATCAAAAACGGTAAGGTTCGCCTAGTCAGGTTCGATACGCTAGACGATACATTTGACCAAAGTCGATTAAGTAAAGAAAATCAAAATGAGTAGCAAAAAGGACGGAGATTATTTCTCCGTCCTTTTTAGGGTTTTGACGTATGCATAGTTTCACTACCTAGAGTGTAATAGTTATTATATGCGACTTTTCTACTGTTTTAATACCTAATCTAAATTTTCTGAAAAAACTATTGATTTTTTAAAAAAATTCAATTATACTTTCCTAAAACGACTTACTAAACCGGTTTAGTAATGGGAGGAAAAATGAAGAAAACCACAATGCAAGACGTAGCGTTAAAAGCGGGAGTCTCCAAAAGTACCGTTTCTCAGTATATAAACAATCGTTTTGAATTTATGAGTGCTTCAACCAAACTTAGAGTTGAAGAAGCTATTAAAGAATTAGGTTATATTCCAAATCATATAGCTAAAAGCTTAAAACAGAAAAAAACTGGAACAATCGGTGTAATTGTAGCGAATATTCTCCATACGTTTTCAACGGAAATTATTCGGGCGATTGAAGACGAATGTGAAAAAAACGGTTTTCACTTGTTTGTTTGTAATGCGGATGATCAACCGACAAAAGAACGCTCTTACATTGATATGTTGGTTGCCAAGCAAGTTGATGGCTTAATTATTTTCCCGACTAATGGCAATAACGAGTATTATAAACAATTGAAAAACGCAGAATTCCCAATTGTATTTGTTGATAGAGTAATTAATGAACCCCTTTTCCCAACACTTTTATTAGATAATGAAAGCGCTTCACAGACGGCGGTAGATCAATTAGTAAAAAAAGGACGAAAAAAAATTGGTCTAGTTTCCACTTCGATTGTTCAAAAGGTAACACCGCGAGTCGAACGCATTAACGGGTACAAAAAAGCGATGTCACTACACGGGTTAGCTATCGAAGAAAATTGGATTGTTGCTGTAGAACGGCAGGAAATCGGCAACAAACTTCAGCAGTTGTGGAATTCTGATGATCGACCAGAAGCATTTTTTGCAACCAATGATCTGGCATTAATTGAGTTATTAAAGTTTATCAAAAAAAATCAATTGGCTATTCCGGAAGATGTTGGTGTAATTGCGATCGATGATTCACCATTTCTTGAAATGGCTACGACTCCTATTTCAGTTATTAAGCAGCCAACTTTTGAAATAGGACAACAGGCAGCAGAAACTTTATTGTGTTTGATTGTTAGTAAGGACTTCAAAAAAGAATATCAAGAACAGCGTTATCAGCCAATTCTGGTTGAACGTGAGTCTACATAAAGTAAGGGAGGTGAGAGTTTGTTTAAGAAGTTTGGTGTATTAACGATTGGGGATGCCATGATTACGATGAACCCCATGACAACAGGCCCGTTAAAATATGTAACGCAGTTTGAGCGCAGAATCGGCGGTGCTGAAATGAATTTTGCAATTGGTTGCGCAAGATTAGGGCTAAACAGCAAGTGGATTAGCAGATTAGGGAAAGATGAATTCGGTCGAGTTATTTATAATTTTGCTCGTGGCGAAGGAATTGATGTTTCAGCAGTTCATTTTGTTGAAGGAGCCCCGACATCAGTGAACTTTAAAGAAATCCATGCAAGTGGTTCGGGGAAAACATATTATTATCGAAATCCTTCTCCCATCGAGTCTCTCACAGAAGAAGATATTACTGAGGAGATGTTTGAAGAGATTCAAGTGGTTCACTTAACAGGTGTTTACTTAGCTCTTGGAGAACAAAATCTAATCATTGCTAAAAAAATAGTGA includes these proteins:
- a CDS encoding LacI family DNA-binding transcriptional regulator, with the translated sequence MKKTTMQDVALKAGVSKSTVSQYINNRFEFMSASTKLRVEEAIKELGYIPNHIAKSLKQKKTGTIGVIVANILHTFSTEIIRAIEDECEKNGFHLFVCNADDQPTKERSYIDMLVAKQVDGLIIFPTNGNNEYYKQLKNAEFPIVFVDRVINEPLFPTLLLDNESASQTAVDQLVKKGRKKIGLVSTSIVQKVTPRVERINGYKKAMSLHGLAIEENWIVAVERQEIGNKLQQLWNSDDRPEAFFATNDLALIELLKFIKKNQLAIPEDVGVIAIDDSPFLEMATTPISVIKQPTFEIGQQAAETLLCLIVSKDFKKEYQEQRYQPILVEREST